A region from the Phycisphaerales bacterium genome encodes:
- the rpoB gene encoding DNA-directed RNA polymerase subunit beta — translation MPSSAGSTNGNGAIRNFSKRGDALEIPDLTEVQADAYERFLQFGKNPDERDVQIGLESLLREVFPIESYDGTMKLEYTRYVLEEPRYTSDECRELRLTYGRPFRIGVLLKREGRPDMPEEDIYLGEFPIMMGGGEFIVNGAERVIVSQLHRSPGVDFSIVSSESDRPLHSARIIPERGSWIELEVTKKDVLAMRIDQSTKLAATTFLRCLDESISTTPALLSLFYEISEINAEKVRPEHWAADSIINTDTGEELVHVGRQIGEEGAAAIHSSNLKKVRVIENPSDVLILNTVAEEKLEQFEADTEYERALLKVYGKLRPGNPPQVEKARQLFQEKFYDENRYRLGRVGRFRINRKFDLNTPEDLMFISSQDFLRVIQYMLDLRSNRPDPKTGRPVATVDDIDHLGNRRLRTLDELAVEELRKGFLKLRRTVQERMSVKDPEELAKIADLVNSKSISSAIDFFFGRSELSQVVDQTNPLSTLVHERRLSALGPGGLNRKRAGFEVRDVHISHYGRICPIETPEGTNIGLIASLGIFSSIDDYGFLRTPYREVKNGSPTGKVIHLRADEEMRAILAPADTIATDGKLKKGAIVARVDGELTQVDSSTVDYIDISPKQIVGISAALIPFLEHDDANRALMGSNMQRQAVPLIRVQPPSVATGVEKAVGYNSGMVVKAKNAGVVTFVDSERIIIDNSDEYVLRKFVGLNERTCHNQKPIVKMGQKVSKGQVIADGASTLQGELAIGRSVMVAFNTFDGYNFEDAIVINERLVKDDVFTSIHIDAFDVEIRETKLGREEFTRDIPNVSEKMLRNLDENGVIRLGARVMPGDILVGKVSPKSKVELTPEEKLLHAIFGRAGEDVKNDSLEVPAGVEGVVIGAKRFSRRLHMNEEQKKQLKKDIAAYEADMDQKAIGLFRQMVNAINDVVGTAMVDPNTRQKVGAADIAEVIMEQIRTFDLKWIKGSKETKTDAEKTFRQFWPRVQAILTEKARKVAHMKRGDELPTGVLEMVKVYLATKRQLSVGDKMAGRHGNKGVIARIVPEEEMPFMEDGTPVDVLLNPLGVPSRMNVGQILETHLGWAAQVLGFQAVTPVFDGATEEEVHAAVQEANKHVEQRLKHYEDTGTWPHPRELLARMPRGGKIQLFDGRTGEPFRQKTTVGYMYVLKLHHLVDDKIHARATGPYSLITQQPLGGKARTGGQRFGEMEVWALEAYGASYILQELLTVKSDDVEGRTKIYESMVKGQNKLEAGMPVAFDVLCNELKGLGMNITMEKKQIEGGSLL, via the coding sequence ATGCCATCATCAGCCGGCTCGACGAACGGGAACGGGGCGATTCGCAACTTCAGCAAGCGTGGGGACGCCCTGGAAATTCCGGACCTCACCGAGGTCCAGGCCGACGCGTATGAGCGGTTCCTCCAGTTCGGGAAGAACCCCGACGAGCGCGACGTGCAGATCGGTCTGGAGTCGCTCCTTCGCGAGGTCTTCCCGATCGAGAGCTACGACGGGACGATGAAGCTCGAGTACACGCGCTACGTGCTCGAGGAGCCGCGGTACACCAGCGACGAGTGCCGCGAGTTGCGCCTGACCTACGGGCGTCCGTTCCGCATCGGCGTGCTGCTCAAGCGCGAGGGGCGCCCGGACATGCCCGAGGAAGACATCTACCTCGGCGAGTTCCCGATCATGATGGGCGGCGGCGAGTTCATCGTGAACGGCGCCGAGCGCGTCATCGTCAGCCAGTTGCACCGCTCGCCCGGCGTTGACTTCTCCATCGTCTCCAGCGAGTCCGACCGTCCGCTCCACTCGGCACGCATCATCCCCGAGCGCGGCTCGTGGATCGAGCTCGAGGTGACCAAGAAGGACGTTCTGGCGATGCGCATCGACCAGAGCACCAAACTCGCCGCGACCACGTTCCTCCGCTGCCTCGACGAGTCGATCTCCACGACCCCCGCGCTCCTGAGCCTCTTCTACGAGATCAGCGAGATCAACGCCGAGAAGGTCCGCCCCGAGCACTGGGCCGCGGACTCCATCATCAACACCGACACCGGCGAGGAACTCGTCCACGTCGGGCGCCAGATCGGCGAAGAGGGCGCGGCGGCGATCCACTCCAGCAACCTCAAGAAGGTCCGCGTCATCGAGAACCCCTCCGACGTGCTCATCCTGAACACCGTCGCCGAGGAGAAACTCGAGCAGTTCGAGGCCGACACCGAATACGAGCGGGCGCTCCTCAAGGTGTATGGCAAGCTCCGCCCGGGCAACCCGCCGCAGGTCGAGAAGGCGCGCCAACTCTTCCAGGAGAAGTTCTACGACGAGAACCGCTATCGCCTGGGGCGCGTCGGGCGCTTCCGTATCAACCGCAAGTTCGACCTGAACACGCCCGAGGACCTGATGTTCATCTCGTCGCAGGACTTCCTGCGCGTGATCCAGTACATGCTCGACCTCCGCAGCAACCGCCCGGACCCCAAGACGGGCCGCCCGGTCGCGACGGTGGACGACATCGACCACCTCGGCAACCGCCGCCTCCGCACGCTCGATGAACTCGCGGTCGAGGAACTCCGCAAGGGCTTCCTGAAACTCCGTCGCACCGTCCAGGAGCGCATGAGCGTCAAGGACCCCGAGGAACTCGCGAAGATCGCCGACCTCGTGAACAGCAAGTCGATCTCCTCGGCCATCGACTTCTTCTTCGGACGCAGCGAACTGTCGCAGGTCGTGGACCAGACCAACCCGCTCTCGACCCTCGTGCACGAGCGTCGCCTCTCGGCCCTAGGGCCGGGCGGCCTCAACCGCAAGCGCGCCGGCTTCGAGGTGCGCGACGTGCACATCTCGCACTACGGGCGCATCTGCCCCATCGAGACCCCCGAAGGCACGAACATTGGCCTCATCGCCTCTTTGGGCATCTTCTCCTCCATCGATGACTACGGCTTCCTCCGCACGCCCTACCGCGAGGTGAAGAACGGCTCGCCGACGGGCAAGGTCATCCACCTCCGCGCCGACGAGGAAATGCGGGCGATCCTCGCCCCCGCCGACACCATCGCGACCGATGGCAAACTGAAGAAGGGCGCGATCGTCGCCCGCGTCGATGGCGAACTCACCCAGGTCGATTCGAGCACCGTCGATTACATCGACATCAGCCCGAAGCAGATCGTGGGTATCTCGGCTGCCCTCATCCCCTTCCTCGAGCACGACGACGCGAACCGCGCGCTCATGGGCTCGAACATGCAGCGTCAGGCCGTCCCGCTCATCCGCGTCCAGCCGCCGAGCGTGGCGACCGGCGTCGAGAAGGCCGTGGGCTACAACAGCGGCATGGTGGTGAAGGCGAAGAACGCGGGCGTCGTGACGTTCGTCGATTCCGAGCGGATCATCATCGACAACTCCGACGAGTATGTGCTCCGCAAGTTCGTCGGGCTGAACGAGCGCACCTGCCACAACCAGAAGCCCATCGTGAAGATGGGCCAGAAGGTGAGCAAGGGCCAGGTCATCGCCGACGGCGCCTCGACCCTCCAGGGCGAGCTCGCGATCGGTCGCAGCGTGATGGTCGCCTTCAACACCTTCGACGGGTACAACTTCGAGGACGCGATCGTCATCAACGAGCGCCTCGTGAAGGACGATGTCTTCACGAGCATCCACATCGACGCCTTCGACGTCGAGATCCGCGAGACGAAACTGGGGCGCGAGGAGTTCACCCGCGACATCCCCAACGTCAGCGAAAAGATGCTCCGCAACCTCGATGAGAACGGCGTCATCCGCCTCGGTGCCCGCGTCATGCCGGGCGACATCCTCGTCGGCAAGGTCAGCCCCAAGAGCAAGGTCGAGTTGACCCCGGAAGAGAAACTCCTTCACGCGATCTTCGGCCGCGCCGGCGAGGACGTGAAGAACGACTCGCTCGAGGTCCCCGCGGGCGTCGAGGGCGTGGTCATCGGCGCCAAGCGCTTCAGCCGCCGCCTCCACATGAACGAGGAGCAGAAGAAGCAACTCAAGAAGGACATCGCCGCCTACGAGGCGGACATGGACCAGAAGGCGATCGGGCTCTTCCGCCAGATGGTGAACGCGATCAACGACGTGGTGGGGACGGCGATGGTCGACCCCAACACGCGCCAGAAGGTCGGTGCCGCCGACATCGCCGAAGTCATCATGGAGCAGATCCGCACCTTCGATCTCAAATGGATCAAGGGGAGCAAGGAGACCAAGACCGACGCGGAGAAGACCTTCCGCCAGTTCTGGCCTCGCGTCCAGGCCATTCTGACCGAGAAGGCCCGCAAGGTCGCCCACATGAAGCGTGGTGACGAGTTGCCCACGGGCGTCCTCGAGATGGTCAAGGTCTACCTCGCGACCAAGCGTCAACTCTCCGTCGGTGACAAGATGGCCGGCCGCCACGGGAACAAGGGCGTCATCGCCCGCATCGTCCCCGAGGAAGAGATGCCGTTTATGGAAGACGGCACGCCGGTCGACGTGCTCCTCAATCCGCTGGGCGTCCCCAGCCGAATGAACGTCGGGCAGATCCTCGAGACGCATCTCGGGTGGGCGGCCCAGGTCCTTGGGTTCCAGGCCGTCACCCCCGTCTTCGACGGCGCGACCGAGGAAGAGGTCCACGCCGCCGTCCAGGAGGCCAACAAGCACGTCGAGCAGCGCCTGAAGCACTACGAGGACACGGGCACCTGGCCCCACCCGCGTGAGCTGCTCGCGCGCATGCCCAGGGGCGGCAAGATCCAACTCTTCGACGGTCGCACGGGCGAGCCGTTCCGCCAGAAAACGACCGTCGGCTACATGTACGTCCTGAAGCTCCACCACCTCGTGGACGACAAGATCCACGCGCGTGCAACAGGCCCGTACTCCCTCATCACCCAGCAGCCGCTGGGCGGCAAGGCCCGCACCGGCGGGCAGCGCTTCGGCGAGATGGAAGTGTGGGCGCTCGAGGCCTATGGCGCGTCATACATACTCCAGGAACTCCTCACCGTCAAGTCCGACGACGTCGAGGGACGCACCAAGATCTACGAGAGCATGGTCAAGGGCCAGAACAAACTGGAGGCGGGCATGCCCGTCGCCTTCGACGTGCTCTGCAACGAACTCAAGGGCCTGGGCATGAACATCACGATGGAGAAGAAGCAGATCGAGGGCGGGAGCCTGCTGTAA
- the rpoC gene encoding DNA-directed RNA polymerase subunit beta' gives MAETVYDRVNDFASVKVTLASPNDIRAWSYGEVKKPETINYRTYRPERDGLFCERIFGPERDYECACGKYRGTKYKGIICDRCGVKVTHSRVRRKRMGHINLASPVVHIWFFKSMPSRLGTLLGMKTSDLEKIIYYQDYVVTDPGDTELKFKQVLTEDEHRQAVEKFGNAFRAMMGADAIRELVEKTDLDAEASGLRDALKETKSKQKIKDFAKRLKLIEQIRGSENDPAWLVMDVVPVIPPDLRPLVLLESGNFATSDLNDLYRRIINRNNRLKKLMDLNAPDVIIRNEKRMLQQAVDALFDNNRCRRPVLGSSNRPLKSLTDMIKGKQGRFRENLLGKRVDYSARSVIVVGPELKLHQCGLPKKIALELFQPFIIRKLKEHGLADTIKSAKRMLERRDGAVWDILEEVIYQHPVLLNRAPTLHRMGIQAFEPVLVEGNAIRIHPLVCGGFNADFDGDQMAVHLPLSVEAQAEAHVLMLSTHNIFSPANGKPIISASQDIVMGVYFTTFEQPDDRPVDQLKVFKDRREAILAMEQGKVGIHERIVLRVDGFDSYVESQTGGIKKIPANGRLVTTPGRALFADILKPGMPFYNCALGKKGCARVIDDCYAFVGRPATINILDDLKEMGFKQSTLAGLSFGITDLRIPKEKPGLIEDAQKRVDRVEKNFDRGIITHRERYNQLIDIWSHCREQVTKALVETLKNDRRDQDGAEVPIDDKKFPTYLNPVYLMNDSGARGNVSNIMQAAGMRGLMAKPDGTIIETPIRSNFREGLHILEYFSSTHGARKGLADTALKTADSGYLTRKLCDIAQSVIIGEWNCGSVRGIIKRAIYKGEQVDVPLRDQIIGRVSVNAVVNPVTDERIIAENEVISAEAAAKIEALGIDSVVVRSPLTSESRTGCSVLDYGMDLSTGKVVEPGLAVGIIAAQSIGEPGTQLTMRTFHTGGIGQRTTAESEYRAANAGKLVLHECNAVPTKDDEGHDVFVVLKRNAEIAILDAKSRELEKYKIPYGAYMHAKDGEEVKKGQLLVKWDPHRTPILAEKDGVVQFVDIELGETVREEEAGRGQKALSVIEHKGDLHPAINIVDATGNILDFHYLPARARLEVKDGQEIKAGHMLARQPRQSQGSQDIVGGLPRVTEIFEARKPKDPAVMAEISGRVEIHSDKRKGKMTIRVISDAGIEKDHHVSTDKHLLVHSGDFVQAGDPLTEGPLVPHDILRIKGEEALWYYMLDEVQNVYRAQGVGINDKHIELILSQMLRKVKIESPGDTDLLPQEVVDKYTFKQKNKEIEKMVIVTDVGGTDLRIDGRPVSKDEVRESNARAEAAGKDGAKARRARPASGRTLLLGITKAALSSESFLSGASFQESTKVLTEAALRGASDSLIGLKENVLLGHLIPAGTGFRPYQDIKVRPLVELPEAYDDEADLDMLAEATAAAEAHGAIRNDTLSAPTLDNAGSIRDVIRGESKQPVDQ, from the coding sequence ATGGCAGAGACCGTGTACGACCGTGTGAACGATTTCGCCTCCGTCAAGGTCACGCTGGCGTCGCCCAACGACATCCGCGCGTGGTCCTATGGCGAGGTCAAAAAGCCCGAGACCATCAACTACCGCACCTACCGCCCCGAGCGCGACGGGCTCTTCTGCGAGCGCATCTTCGGGCCCGAGCGCGACTATGAGTGCGCCTGCGGCAAGTACCGCGGCACGAAGTACAAGGGCATCATCTGCGACCGCTGTGGCGTCAAGGTCACCCACTCGCGCGTCCGCCGCAAGCGCATGGGGCACATCAATCTCGCCAGCCCCGTCGTCCACATCTGGTTCTTCAAGAGCATGCCCAGCCGACTGGGCACCTTGCTGGGCATGAAGACCAGCGACCTCGAGAAGATCATCTACTACCAGGATTACGTCGTCACCGATCCCGGCGATACCGAACTCAAGTTCAAGCAGGTCCTGACCGAGGACGAGCACCGCCAGGCCGTCGAGAAGTTCGGCAACGCCTTCCGCGCCATGATGGGCGCCGACGCCATCCGCGAACTCGTCGAGAAGACCGACCTCGATGCCGAGGCCTCCGGCCTGCGCGACGCGCTCAAGGAGACCAAGAGCAAGCAGAAGATCAAGGACTTCGCCAAGCGCCTCAAACTCATCGAGCAGATCCGCGGGAGCGAGAACGACCCCGCGTGGCTCGTGATGGACGTCGTCCCGGTCATCCCGCCCGACCTCCGCCCCCTCGTTCTCCTCGAGTCGGGCAACTTCGCCACGAGCGACCTCAACGACCTCTACCGCCGCATCATCAACCGCAACAACCGCCTCAAGAAGTTGATGGACCTCAACGCGCCCGACGTCATCATCCGCAACGAGAAGCGGATGCTCCAGCAGGCCGTCGACGCCCTCTTCGACAACAACCGCTGCCGCCGCCCGGTCCTCGGTTCGTCCAACCGCCCGCTCAAGTCGCTCACCGACATGATCAAGGGCAAGCAAGGCCGATTCCGCGAGAACCTGCTCGGCAAGCGCGTCGATTACTCCGCGCGATCCGTCATCGTCGTCGGCCCGGAACTCAAACTCCACCAGTGCGGCCTTCCCAAGAAGATCGCCCTCGAACTCTTCCAGCCCTTCATCATCCGCAAACTCAAAGAGCACGGACTCGCCGACACCATCAAGAGCGCCAAGCGCATGCTCGAGCGCCGCGATGGGGCCGTCTGGGACATCCTCGAAGAGGTCATCTACCAGCACCCGGTCCTGCTCAACCGCGCCCCGACGCTCCACCGAATGGGCATCCAGGCCTTTGAGCCTGTGCTCGTCGAAGGAAACGCCATCCGAATCCACCCGCTGGTCTGCGGCGGGTTCAACGCCGACTTCGACGGCGACCAGATGGCCGTCCACCTTCCCCTCTCCGTCGAGGCCCAGGCCGAGGCGCATGTCCTTATGCTCTCGACGCACAACATCTTCTCCCCCGCGAACGGCAAGCCGATCATCTCGGCCTCGCAGGACATCGTCATGGGTGTCTACTTCACCACCTTCGAGCAGCCCGACGACCGCCCGGTCGACCAACTCAAGGTCTTCAAGGACCGGCGCGAGGCCATTCTCGCCATGGAGCAGGGCAAGGTCGGCATTCACGAGCGCATCGTTCTCCGCGTCGATGGCTTCGACTCCTACGTCGAGAGCCAGACCGGCGGTATCAAGAAGATCCCCGCCAACGGGCGCCTCGTGACCACTCCCGGCCGCGCACTCTTCGCCGACATCCTCAAGCCCGGCATGCCGTTCTACAACTGCGCCCTTGGCAAGAAGGGGTGCGCCCGCGTGATCGACGATTGCTACGCCTTCGTCGGCCGCCCCGCGACCATCAACATCCTCGATGATCTCAAGGAGATGGGCTTCAAGCAGTCCACGCTCGCCGGCCTCTCCTTCGGCATCACCGATCTGCGCATCCCCAAGGAAAAGCCGGGCCTCATCGAGGACGCCCAGAAGCGCGTCGATCGCGTCGAGAAGAACTTCGACCGAGGCATCATCACCCACCGCGAGCGCTACAACCAGTTGATCGACATCTGGTCCCACTGCCGCGAGCAGGTGACCAAGGCCCTCGTCGAGACCCTCAAGAACGACCGCCGCGACCAGGACGGCGCCGAGGTCCCGATCGACGACAAGAAGTTCCCGACCTACCTGAATCCCGTCTATCTCATGAACGACTCGGGCGCCCGCGGCAACGTGAGCAACATCATGCAGGCCGCCGGCATGCGCGGGCTCATGGCCAAGCCCGACGGCACGATCATCGAGACGCCCATCCGGTCCAACTTCCGCGAGGGCCTCCACATCCTCGAGTACTTCTCCTCCACCCACGGCGCCCGAAAGGGTCTCGCCGACACCGCCCTCAAGACCGCCGACTCGGGCTACCTCACGCGAAAACTCTGCGACATCGCCCAGTCAGTGATCATCGGCGAGTGGAACTGCGGGAGCGTCCGCGGCATCATCAAGCGCGCCATCTACAAGGGCGAGCAGGTCGATGTTCCGCTCCGCGACCAGATCATCGGTCGCGTCAGCGTCAACGCCGTCGTCAACCCCGTCACCGACGAGCGGATCATCGCCGAGAACGAGGTGATCTCCGCCGAGGCCGCCGCCAAGATCGAGGCGCTGGGCATCGACTCCGTCGTCGTCCGCTCCCCGCTCACTAGCGAGAGCCGCACCGGCTGCTCCGTGCTGGACTACGGCATGGACCTCTCGACGGGCAAGGTCGTCGAGCCGGGCCTCGCCGTCGGCATCATCGCCGCCCAGTCCATCGGCGAGCCGGGCACCCAGCTCACGATGCGAACCTTCCACACCGGCGGCATCGGCCAGCGCACCACCGCCGAGTCCGAGTACCGCGCCGCCAACGCCGGCAAACTCGTCCTCCACGAGTGCAACGCCGTCCCCACCAAGGACGACGAAGGCCACGACGTCTTCGTCGTGCTCAAGCGCAACGCCGAGATCGCCATCCTCGACGCCAAGTCGCGCGAACTCGAGAAGTACAAGATCCCCTACGGCGCCTACATGCACGCGAAGGACGGCGAAGAGGTCAAGAAGGGCCAACTCCTCGTCAAGTGGGACCCCCACCGAACCCCCATCCTCGCCGAAAAGGACGGCGTCGTCCAGTTCGTCGACATCGAACTCGGCGAGACCGTGCGCGAGGAAGAGGCCGGTCGCGGCCAGAAGGCCCTCTCGGTCATCGAGCACAAGGGCGACCTCCACCCCGCCATCAACATCGTCGATGCCACCGGCAACATCCTCGACTTCCACTACCTCCCCGCCCGCGCCCGACTCGAGGTCAAGGACGGCCAGGAGATCAAGGCGGGGCACATGCTCGCCCGCCAGCCGCGCCAGAGCCAGGGCTCGCAGGACATCGTCGGTGGTCTCCCCCGAGTCACCGAGATCTTCGAGGCCCGAAAGCCCAAGGACCCCGCCGTCATGGCCGAGATCTCGGGCCGTGTCGAGATCCACTCCGACAAGCGCAAGGGCAAGATGACCATCCGCGTCATCTCCGACGCCGGCATCGAGAAGGACCACCACGTCTCGACCGACAAGCACCTGCTCGTCCACTCCGGTGACTTCGTGCAGGCCGGCGATCCTCTCACCGAAGGCCCCCTCGTCCCCCACGACATCCTCCGCATCAAGGGCGAGGAAGCTCTGTGGTACTACATGCTCGACGAGGTCCAGAACGTCTACCGGGCCCAGGGCGTCGGCATCAACGACAAACACATCGAACTCATCCTCTCCCAGATGCTCCGCAAGGTGAAGATCGAGTCTCCCGGTGACACCGACCTGCTCCCGCAGGAGGTCGTCGACAAGTACACCTTCAAGCAGAAGAACAAAGAGATCGAGAAGATGGTCATCGTCACCGATGTCGGCGGGACCGACCTCCGCATCGATGGCCGCCCCGTCTCCAAGGACGAGGTCCGCGAGTCCAACGCTCGCGCCGAGGCCGCGGGCAAGGACGGCGCCAAGGCCCGTCGCGCTCGTCCCGCCTCGGGCCGAACGCTCCTCCTGGGCATCACCAAGGCCGCACTCTCCAGCGAGTCCTTCCTCTCCGGAGCGTCGTTCCAGGAGAGCACCAAGGTCCTCACCGAGGCCGCCCTCCGCGGTGCGTCCGATTCGCTCATCGGCCTCAAGGAGAACGTCCTCCTGGGCCACCTCATCCCCGCCGGCACGGGCTTCCGACCCTACCAGGACATCAAGGTCCGTCCCCTCGTGGAACTCCCCGAGGCCTACGACGACGAGGCCGACCTCGACATGCTCGCCGAGGCCACCGCCGCCGCCGAGGCCCACGGCGCCATCCGAAACGACACCCTCTCCGCCCCAACCCTCGACAACGCTGGCTCCATCCGCGACGTCATCCGCGGCGAGTCAAAGCAGCCCGTGGATCAGTAA
- a CDS encoding Fic family protein — protein MSLPQPLLAFEAEAKTLAAELARIDAAFARFRSARDSGHILPNSVEAIRVELTYHSNAIEGSTLSLRETQLVLEGHAPPGGKSLREIYEARNHDRALTLIESWAQAWPIERSLTEDDLLQLHAQVLADIDPRSAGRLRTDRVLIKGSRFIPPGSHTFSTLVPALLERANRPGSHPALQAAELHYNLVAVHPFADGNGRTARLLMNLHLLRQGFPHTIIEVDRRAQYLSALEDANAGNAEPFARFIADCVDRSIERLVGNDD, from the coding sequence ATGAGTTTGCCCCAACCCCTGCTCGCGTTCGAGGCCGAGGCCAAAACCTTGGCCGCCGAACTCGCACGGATTGACGCGGCGTTCGCGCGATTCCGCTCCGCCCGTGACTCTGGCCACATCCTCCCCAACTCGGTTGAGGCCATTCGAGTCGAACTCACCTACCACTCCAACGCCATCGAGGGGAGCACGCTCTCCCTCCGAGAGACCCAACTCGTCCTCGAAGGCCACGCCCCGCCCGGCGGCAAGTCCCTCCGTGAGATCTACGAGGCACGCAACCACGATCGCGCCCTCACCCTGATCGAGTCCTGGGCGCAGGCATGGCCAATCGAGAGGTCGCTCACCGAGGACGATCTCTTGCAACTGCACGCTCAGGTGCTCGCCGACATCGATCCGAGATCCGCCGGCCGACTCCGGACCGATCGCGTGCTCATCAAGGGCTCCCGCTTCATCCCGCCCGGTTCGCACACTTTTTCCACGCTCGTTCCAGCACTTCTCGAGCGTGCCAATCGGCCAGGCTCTCACCCTGCACTCCAAGCCGCAGAACTCCACTACAACCTCGTCGCCGTCCACCCTTTCGCCGATGGCAACGGCCGGACCGCGAGGCTTCTCATGAACCTCCACCTCCTTCGCCAGGGCTTTCCGCACACCATCATCGAGGTCGATCGGCGTGCCCAGTATCTCTCGGCACTCGAAGACGCCAACGCCGGCAACGCCGAGCCATTCGCCCGATTCATCGCCGACTGCGTCGACCGTTCCATCGAGCGCCTCGTCGGCAACGATGACTGA
- the waaF gene encoding lipopolysaccharide heptosyltransferase II: MSANTPLRLLVVLPTWVGDVCMATPTLRLLRERYKGSFLGVLARPGSESLIDNAGLFDEVHVAKPEGVMGPKRLAQMLRPRRYDTALLLPNSFSTALIARIAGIPNRIGYERDARSFLLTRTVKVPRTPDGRWLPVSLHDYHYNLVARTLFAAPNTPLPDPNRVIPLPAGRFLELTIDDAEREAGRAVIARAGLSDADDFAMLTPGANNDAKHWPVDRFAALARHLVDRHALPVLVNGAPRESDLANELVRRADRPGRVIALPALGLDMHSLKALIARASLMVTNDTGPRHMGAALGTPLVSLFGPTDYRLASVPTRGPEIVLKADPSLPLELFANDFPDRCSMDRIEVKTVLEAADQVLGRVASRATTHS, from the coding sequence GTGTCGGCCAACACCCCTCTCCGCCTGCTCGTCGTCCTCCCCACCTGGGTCGGCGATGTGTGCATGGCGACGCCCACGCTCCGACTCCTCCGCGAGCGATACAAAGGCTCGTTCCTCGGCGTGCTCGCCCGCCCCGGCTCGGAATCGCTCATCGATAACGCCGGCCTCTTCGACGAGGTCCACGTCGCCAAGCCCGAGGGCGTCATGGGCCCCAAACGCCTCGCCCAGATGCTCCGCCCGCGCCGGTACGACACGGCCCTCCTCCTCCCCAACTCCTTCTCCACCGCGCTCATCGCCCGCATCGCCGGCATCCCCAACCGCATCGGCTACGAGCGCGACGCGAGATCCTTTCTGCTCACGCGCACCGTCAAGGTCCCGCGCACGCCCGATGGCCGCTGGCTCCCCGTCTCGCTCCATGACTACCACTACAACCTTGTCGCGCGCACGCTCTTCGCCGCGCCGAACACGCCCCTCCCCGATCCCAATCGCGTGATCCCGCTCCCCGCCGGGCGATTCCTGGAACTCACCATCGACGACGCCGAGCGCGAGGCCGGCCGCGCCGTGATCGCTCGCGCCGGACTCTCCGACGCCGATGACTTCGCCATGCTCACCCCCGGCGCGAACAACGACGCCAAGCACTGGCCGGTCGACCGCTTCGCCGCCCTCGCGCGGCATCTCGTCGATCGCCACGCGCTCCCCGTGCTCGTCAACGGCGCGCCACGCGAGAGCGACCTCGCGAACGAACTCGTCCGCCGCGCCGATCGTCCCGGTCGAGTCATCGCCCTCCCCGCGCTCGGGCTCGACATGCACTCGCTCAAGGCCCTCATCGCTCGCGCGAGCCTCATGGTGACCAACGACACCGGCCCGCGCCACATGGGCGCCGCCCTAGGCACACCCCTGGTCTCTCTCTTCGGGCCCACCGACTATCGCCTCGCCAGCGTCCCCACGCGTGGCCCGGAGATCGTCCTCAAGGCCGACCCGTCTCTTCCCCTCGAACTCTTCGCCAACGACTTCCCGGACCGTTGCTCCATGGACCGAATCGAGGTCAAGACGGTCCTTGAAGCGGCCGATCAGGTGCTTGGCCGGGTCGCCAGTCGTGCGACGACGCACTCTTGA